The DNA window TTGCCCCGACTGGAACTCGACAAACAGGTAAGAAACCGGCTCCCCGGCATGGTAACGGTACTCGCGAATGCCGGGCGCCAGCAAACCAAGCCAGTTAGCCGACACCTCAAAGTGTTTCCCGGCCAGATGGAACTCGCCCCGGCCCGATTCCACATGCAGCAGCCGCCAGTGCACAATCGGCCGCGGCCGCATATGCATCGACTGCTGAAAGCGGATCTGGTCGCTGGAAACATAGTGCAAAGGGCGCATCGGCTGGACTTTCGGCGCGATCGTTTTTGATAACAAAATGACCGTTTTCCCTATTCCTTGCAAGTCGCGGCCAGTTAGATTTGGAAAGTGGGCCCCGCCCAGCTGGCAATCGTCGTCCTTGCTGTTTCGACAGGACGCTCCGTCAGTCGCCTTTCGCTTCGCGCTAGCCGTAGCAACTTCCCCCTGGAGTTCTCGATGAATCTTGTTCGTCCTTTGTTGATCCCTGCTTTCCTGTTCGCCGCAGCGGTGCTGGCGACCCTGCCGGGCAGTTCCGCCCAGGCAGAGGAAAAGCCGCTCGCCATTCTGCAGCTGGCTGGCAAAGCGACCGATCCAGAAGCGATCGACTACGCCCAGTTGCCGCTGCTGGCCGGCGAGCATGCGGTGATCAACGCGGCCGCCCTGGGTCCGGACGCCCGCTCGCCCGACAAGGTCGACATGCTCGATCTGCGTTTGAACCTGCACAATTACCTGGCGCACTTTGACGGCAAGTTCTGGTGCATCTGGTCCGACGGTCCCAAAATCGAGGATGAACCGACCCAGGAGGTCCGCTACGCCGTGAGCGACGACGGGCTGCACTGGAGCCCGGCCAAATCGGTCACCGGCATGCCCCAAGCGCCCGACGCTTTTATCGCCCGCGGTCTCTGGGTGCGCGACGGCGAACTGCTGGCGCTGGCCGCCCACTACCGGGGCAAGGGAGCCTTTGGCGCCCAGGAAGAGAAGCAGCTGCGACTGGAAGCGTTTGTCTGGGACAAGGCTTCAGACTCCTGGAAGTTCCGGGGGCGACTGTACGACAACGCCATCAATAACTTCCCGCCGCAAAAGCTCGTCACAGGCGACTGGATCTTGACCCGTCGGGACTCGCGGTTCAATGTCACTGTGCTGATCGGCGGCGTCAAATCGCTGGACGACTGGCAAGCGTTTCCCGTCGTGGAAATCGGCGAGGTGAAAGGCTTCCGTCCCGATGAGCCGATCTTCTGGCCGCTGGGGAAGAACGACCTGTACGCCCTGTTTCGCGACAATGGCGGCTCGCAGCGTCTGTTCCATTCGGTCTCCCGCGACCAGGGCCGCACCTGGGACACGCCCGCCATCACCAACTTCCCCAACTCCAGCAGCAAGCTGTTCTCCCTGACAACCAGCCGCGGCTATCGCGTGCTGGTGCTCAATGCCAACCCCAAGCTGGGCCGACGCGAACTACACCTGGCCGTCAGCACCGACGGCCGCACCTTTACGAAGCTGGCGCGACTGGACGTGCCGACGCCGCCGCCCGTTCACAAGGACGTTTCTCGCATCGAAAAGAAATTCTCCGCCGGCATCGCCAGTCTGCAGTATCCGCACGCGATGGAGCACGACGGGAGCCTTTACATCGCCCTCTCCCGCGGCAAGGTGCAAACCGAAGTCTTCCGCGTCTCGCTCGACGCGATCGATGCGTTGTTGAAAAAGTAGGCGTCATCTTTCGGTCGGCAAATAGAGGCATGCCGGCGGGCGGGCGGTTATAATCGCTACCCCCGCCTGGCTGCGGGTCGGCGGTTTCCGGGCCGGCATGCAGTTGGGCCGATATTTCGATTGCCCGACAACCTCGACGCAAAGGATTCCCGCGATGCGCTATCGCTTGCCTGCCCTGATGACTCTTGCTTGCGGCCTGCTGATCTCGCCGCTGGTCCCGGCGGCGGAAGGCCCGCCTACGCCGACTGAAACGCTCGTGTATAAAACGATCGGCGATACCGAACTGAAGCTGCACGTGTTTGCGCCGGAAGGCCACAAGGCAACCGACCAGCGGCCGGCCGTTGTCTTCTTTTTTGGCGGCGGCTGGTCCGGCGGCAGTCCCTCGCAGTTCTATCCGCACTGCCAGTACCTGGCCTCTCGCGGCATCTGGGCGGCGTCGGCCGAGTACCGTGTGAAGTCCCGCGACAAAACAGAACCGTCCGCCTGCGTGGAAGACGGCAAGTCGGCCGTCCGCTACATCCGCGCGCACGCCAAAGAGTTGGGCATCGATCCCGATCGACTTGCCGCCGGCGGCGGTTCGGCCGGCGGACATGTGGCCGCGGCTACCGGTACGGTCAGCGGATTCAACGCCGACAGCGACGATACGACCGTCTCCGCCCGACCGAACGCCCTATTACTGTTCAATCCGGTCTACGACAACGGCCCCCAAGGCTATGGTCACGACCGGGTGAAAGCCTACTGGGAAGAGTTCTCCCCGCTGCACAACATCGACGCCCAGACGCCCCCGACGATCGTTTTCCTGGGCGACCGCGACTCACTGATTCCGGTCGCCACAGGCGAAGCGTTCCGCGACAAAATGAAGGCGGCCGGCGTCCGCAGTGATCTGCATATCTATGAGGGACAGCCGCACGGCTTCTTCAATCAGAGCAAATCAAAAGGCAAGTACTTCAACCTCACCGTCATCGAGGCCGACAAGTTCCTTGCCGAACTGGGCTGGCTGCAAGGGGAACCGACCCTCAAGCCGCAGGCCGAGTAATGCGGCCGGACGGCCCTGCCGTCGGCCATCTCCTTTCTGATTGTCGTTCTCTCTGTTGACGGCCGTTCCCCGCCGCCCAAGGCGCCGCGGGGGACGCATAGCGGCAGGGCAGGGGAGGGCGCCCTGGAATACGAACCATGATTTTGAAGAAGCATCTGGCGATTCTGTTCGCCGCAATCCTGCTCGCCGCCATTGCTCCTGCTTCCGTCGAGGCGGTCCAGGCAGTCCGAGGGCCGATCGTCAAACAGGGAAAGACGCTCGACGAGCAGGGCATCTGGCTGGAGAACGACCAGCTGAAACTGGCCATCACGACGAACGCCTACGCCGGCCAGGTGATGGAGCTGATCTACAAACCGACCGGCCAGAGCCTGGCGCCGGAGGCCCACACGCAAGGTTATTGCACCGACCGGATGGGCGAGGATCGCTTCTTCTGGACGGAACGCCGCTCGCAGGACTACGCCGGCAAGATCCTGTCGCAGTCGGCCGACCTGGCCGAAGCGGAAATGTCGTACCTGTGGAACTACGATTACAACGACGTGCAGACCCAGATCGCCGTCAGCAAAACGTATCGCCTGCGTCGCGGCGCCTCGAGCTTCGAAGTCGTCTGGAAGCTGAAGAACGTCGGCGAAACGACCGCCCAGATGACGCCCTGGATCAAGCAGCTGGGCGGCCACCAGGCATCGCTCCTGCAGGGGCCGACGCTGATCCCGCGAGAAGCCGGGCCGAGCGATCCGGGCCCCGACTTCGTCAATCCGGCAGCCGATTGGGCCGTGCGTCTTTCCGGCTCCGCCGATACCGAAGCGGCCCCGATGGTCTACGGCGTGATGGACTTCCGCCGCATCCTCCAGCAGTTCCCCTGGCGCGGCAAGGAACGCTTCACCCTGGAAACAATCCTGCACCGCATTACGCTGGAGCCGGGCCAGTCGTGGGAGCACACCTACGTGCTGGGAGCGGCGCCCAGTCTGGCGAACGTTTCCTATATTGCGCCCGAACTGGCGGCGGCGGCGAGCTTACAGGGGGACGAAGCCCTCCTGCAGATCGCGGCCGCGCTCGACCTGGGCGAGTTGCGGCTCGAAGGGGAAGTCACCGACTCCGCCGGCAAGGTCGCCACGCTGCCAAACCGGCAGGTGAAGCTGACGGCCGGCAAGATCAGCACGGTCGCCTACCCGTTCAAACCGACCGGCGACGGCGTCTATACGTTCTCGCTGACGCTCTACGACGGCCAAGAGATCTATCGCCTGGGACAGGCGGTCAACTCGCAGCGTTCCAGCATCACCGTGCCGGTTGTGGTCGGGCCGGCGCCGGCGGTCGTGATGACTCCCTGGCAGTCAGAGGCCGGCGGCTGGCCGGGGCGCCAGGCTGAACAGCGTACGCCCTGGCGGACGCTGCTCAAATCGTCCCGTCTGTCGGCAGGCCAGTTTCTGATCCCCGATCGCATCTTCCCGGAAGATGTGATCGACTACGGCGACGTCCAGCCGGCCGCGTTTTCAGCCGCTCGTGATGAACAGGAGAACCTGCAGTTCGCCGTCGAAGTCTCCGATCCGGCGGACGTCATGGGGCTAGAGCTGGTCGTGCAGCCGTTCCAGAATGAACAACGCGAGAAGCTGCCCGCGCTGACGCTCCGCGAGGCCGTGTATCTCACCACAGATACGCCCAGCGGCTACAAGAATTTCCCGATCGGCGCCTGGCCCGATCCGCTGTTTGAACAGGGCTGGCTGGACCAGCTGCAGGGCGACTCGGCCTTCAGGCAGCAGAACCTGGAGACCTTTCGTCAGTCCCGGCGACGCGTGTACTGGCTGCACGTGCATGTGCCCCGAGAAGCGACGCCCGGTCTGTACCGCGGCCGGGTTGATCTGTTGTTACACGGCCAGCCGGCCGGCCAGTTGCTGGTCGAACTGAACGTCCGCCAGTTCGCTCTGCCGGCGCGACCCAGCTTTCGCTGCTGTTCCGGGATGGTCGGTTTTGGCGCCGGGAAGTTTGAAACATCGCTCCAATCGATCGGCGTACCGCAGCAGCGGATCGATCAGCTCACCGGCCAAGGCGACCCGCAGGCCGAATCGCTGCTGGACCAGCACTGGCGACGCTCGCTGGAATACGGCTGGACGCCGACCATGTACTCGGGCGTCAAGATGTGGGAGAAGCACCAGGACGACGGCCGCGGCATCTCCGTCTTTGCGGGCCACGGCAAGGCGGACGAAACGGCCTGGCTGCAGGAACGAGGAAGGCTGGCCGATTCTTTCACGTACGCCCCCTTCGATGAGCATGCCGATGAGCTCGTCCCGCGGGTCGCCGACTGGTGCCGGGAGTTCCAGAAACAAACGCCAATGCCGATTCTCGACTGTTACTACGGCGGCAATGTGAAGCCGCTGTACGGTCTGGTGAAGGTCTGGCTGGGGCAGAGCGCCGCGCAGCCCTGGGCCCGCGAACGGAAGGCGGCCGGCGATCGCTTCTACCACTGCAACAGCTCGCTCGTGTGGCATGTGGAGTACGCCCCGCTGACCGGCCGGGCCGTGTTCTGGCAGGACTTTGCCGACGGAGCCGATGGTCGCTACGTGTACAGCACGGCCCGCTGGACGCCGGAAGTGTTCACCAAAAACTGGACCAGCGGCAACTACATGGGCTGCGTGATCTACCCCGGCCCGCACGGCCTGGCGACCAGCATCCGCTGGGAAACGTTGCGCGACTCGATTGAAGATTACGATTACCTGGCGCTCCTCCGCCAGGCCGACCCCGGCACGCTGCCGGCCGAAGCCAAAGCCCTGCTGGGCGACGCCGACCTGGGCTCCCGGGTGCAAACGGCCGCCCAGCTACACGCCCTGCGCAACCAGATTGCCGCCTGGCTGGAAGCGAAGTAGCCGCGAGAGTGGTTATACTGGGACGGAAGTCGACGGTCAGTTGTCTGCTCGGTCTCAAAACGACGAACGCCTCGTCCCTTGTCTCCCTTCTTTCGAAACACCCTCACTTCCCCCTGCTTGCGAGACTGCCTTATGTGGATTCCTCAAACGCTGCGTCCTTTGCTGCTGGCGGCCGTGATCACGTCGCTGGCGATCGTCGTTCCTGCTTCGGCCCAGGAGAAAAAAGCTCCGACGGCGGTCAAGCATCGGATTGATACGCACATCCATCTGTACGACACGACCCGACCCGGCGGCGTGCCCTGGCCGCCGGCGGACGACACGGTCCTGTATCACCCGCATCTGCCGGACGAGTACCGGAAAGAAGCCCAGGCCGCCGGCGTGACGGGCGTGGTGATTGTCGAGGCCAGCGATCGCCTGGAGGACAACCGCTGGGTGCTGGATCTGGTCGGCGACGATAAATTCTTTGTCGCGCTGGTGGGGAACATTGATCCGTATCGCAAGGACTTCGGCCAGCAGCTGAAAAAGCTCCGCCAGGACAAGCGGTTTGTGGGCGTACGCGCCCGGCTGCAGGGGAAGAAGATCGACTACGCCGATCCGCAGGTGCTGGCCAGCTTCCGCCAGCTGGCCGAGGCTGGCTTATCGCTGGATGTGCTGATGCAGGAGTCCACGCCCGAGAGCGTCCGCCAGGTGGACGAGCTGGCCCGGGCCGTCCCCAGCCTGCGGATCATTGTGAACCATGTAATCGGCTTCCCGGTAAACGGCGAACGCCCCAGCCAGGATTGGATTGAGGCCGTCCATCGGCTGGCGGAAAACAAGAACGTGTACTGCAAGGTTTCCGGGCTGTACCAGCGCTGTGTCGAGCAGCCGGCGTCGCAGGATCTGGAACTGTATCGC is part of the Lignipirellula cremea genome and encodes:
- a CDS encoding exo-alpha-sialidase, producing the protein MNLVRPLLIPAFLFAAAVLATLPGSSAQAEEKPLAILQLAGKATDPEAIDYAQLPLLAGEHAVINAAALGPDARSPDKVDMLDLRLNLHNYLAHFDGKFWCIWSDGPKIEDEPTQEVRYAVSDDGLHWSPAKSVTGMPQAPDAFIARGLWVRDGELLALAAHYRGKGAFGAQEEKQLRLEAFVWDKASDSWKFRGRLYDNAINNFPPQKLVTGDWILTRRDSRFNVTVLIGGVKSLDDWQAFPVVEIGEVKGFRPDEPIFWPLGKNDLYALFRDNGGSQRLFHSVSRDQGRTWDTPAITNFPNSSSKLFSLTTSRGYRVLVLNANPKLGRRELHLAVSTDGRTFTKLARLDVPTPPPVHKDVSRIEKKFSAGIASLQYPHAMEHDGSLYIALSRGKVQTEVFRVSLDAIDALLKK
- a CDS encoding alpha/beta hydrolase, giving the protein MRYRLPALMTLACGLLISPLVPAAEGPPTPTETLVYKTIGDTELKLHVFAPEGHKATDQRPAVVFFFGGGWSGGSPSQFYPHCQYLASRGIWAASAEYRVKSRDKTEPSACVEDGKSAVRYIRAHAKELGIDPDRLAAGGGSAGGHVAAATGTVSGFNADSDDTTVSARPNALLLFNPVYDNGPQGYGHDRVKAYWEEFSPLHNIDAQTPPTIVFLGDRDSLIPVATGEAFRDKMKAAGVRSDLHIYEGQPHGFFNQSKSKGKYFNLTVIEADKFLAELGWLQGEPTLKPQAE
- a CDS encoding glycoside hydrolase domain-containing protein, with translation MILKKHLAILFAAILLAAIAPASVEAVQAVRGPIVKQGKTLDEQGIWLENDQLKLAITTNAYAGQVMELIYKPTGQSLAPEAHTQGYCTDRMGEDRFFWTERRSQDYAGKILSQSADLAEAEMSYLWNYDYNDVQTQIAVSKTYRLRRGASSFEVVWKLKNVGETTAQMTPWIKQLGGHQASLLQGPTLIPREAGPSDPGPDFVNPAADWAVRLSGSADTEAAPMVYGVMDFRRILQQFPWRGKERFTLETILHRITLEPGQSWEHTYVLGAAPSLANVSYIAPELAAAASLQGDEALLQIAAALDLGELRLEGEVTDSAGKVATLPNRQVKLTAGKISTVAYPFKPTGDGVYTFSLTLYDGQEIYRLGQAVNSQRSSITVPVVVGPAPAVVMTPWQSEAGGWPGRQAEQRTPWRTLLKSSRLSAGQFLIPDRIFPEDVIDYGDVQPAAFSAARDEQENLQFAVEVSDPADVMGLELVVQPFQNEQREKLPALTLREAVYLTTDTPSGYKNFPIGAWPDPLFEQGWLDQLQGDSAFRQQNLETFRQSRRRVYWLHVHVPREATPGLYRGRVDLLLHGQPAGQLLVELNVRQFALPARPSFRCCSGMVGFGAGKFETSLQSIGVPQQRIDQLTGQGDPQAESLLDQHWRRSLEYGWTPTMYSGVKMWEKHQDDGRGISVFAGHGKADETAWLQERGRLADSFTYAPFDEHADELVPRVADWCREFQKQTPMPILDCYYGGNVKPLYGLVKVWLGQSAAQPWARERKAAGDRFYHCNSSLVWHVEYAPLTGRAVFWQDFADGADGRYVYSTARWTPEVFTKNWTSGNYMGCVIYPGPHGLATSIRWETLRDSIEDYDYLALLRQADPGTLPAEAKALLGDADLGSRVQTAAQLHALRNQIAAWLEAK
- a CDS encoding amidohydrolase family protein, coding for MWIPQTLRPLLLAAVITSLAIVVPASAQEKKAPTAVKHRIDTHIHLYDTTRPGGVPWPPADDTVLYHPHLPDEYRKEAQAAGVTGVVIVEASDRLEDNRWVLDLVGDDKFFVALVGNIDPYRKDFGQQLKKLRQDKRFVGVRARLQGKKIDYADPQVLASFRQLAEAGLSLDVLMQESTPESVRQVDELARAVPSLRIIVNHVIGFPVNGERPSQDWIEAVHRLAENKNVYCKVSGLYQRCVEQPASQDLELYRPLLDILWTEFGSERLIYGSNWPCTKKSGDYASFLSLVDQYFAGKGPEACERYYWQNAAEAYQLPLK